Proteins from one Megalops cyprinoides isolate fMegCyp1 chromosome 11, fMegCyp1.pri, whole genome shotgun sequence genomic window:
- the ctdsp1 gene encoding CTD small phosphatase-like protein 2 isoform X1 — protein sequence MFPDPCESSQEFGVSEQFELSEESESTEESEYTEQSEYSEHNEPFEESEYSEQSDCTEQNEASEESESCEQSEYTEQDEASEESEFSEQSEYNEQNEASEESESCEQSEYSEHNEPSEESEFSEQSEYNEQNEASEESESCEQSEYTEQDEASDESEFSEQSEYNEQNEVYEESESCEQSEYTEQDEASEESEFSEQSEYNEQNETSEESESCEQSEYTEQDEASEESEFSEPSEYNEQNEASEESESCEQSEYTEQDEASDESEFSEQSGSFESCEVSEKFKFSEQIEPLEQSKLPETSELCEQRELSEEGSSSEQCEPSEESEYTEESEYTEQSDPSDEGEVSEQSESFEQSEMCDHSELCEQSQYTEQSELSEGNKLSERQFSEHCGPTEQSNLSEFCERSEHSMLSDHPELRGHPELFDHSETSAHSEQFEVSDQQSLSEQSVLSEYHGSSEKNEASEDYGLPKHSEFAEHPELSEQSRRSEDQMAVEGSDTSKHSELSEQNELSEVHELHGDSEPSEYFVISPQMSFSEHSDVSEESELSEHTELSEHHSFPERENSERHELQDEDELSEYFVITQQRKPPEHSEVPEERELSEQSEDSEPCECEFCVPPVGQDQVPAKPLLPQIKSKDVGKICVVIDLDETLVHSSFKPVNNADFIIPVEIDGTVHQVYVLKRPHVDEFLKRMGELFECVLFTASLAKYADPVSDLLDKWGAFRSRLFRESCVFHRGNYVKDLSRLGRDLNKVIIVDNSPASYIFHPDNAVPVASWFDDMSDTELLDLIPFFEKLSKVDDVYTVLKQQRTIS from the exons ATGTTTCCTGATCCATGTGAGTCATCTCAAGAGTTTGGGGTCTCTGAACAATTTGAGCTTTCTGAAGAAAGCGAGTCCACTGAAGAAAGTGAGTACACTGAACAAAGTGAGTACAGTGAGCACAATGAGCCCTTTGAAGAAAGTGAGTACTCTGAACAAAGTGACTGTACTGAACAAAATGAGGCCTCTGAGGAAAGTGAATCCTGTGAACAAAGTGAGTACACTGAACAAGACGAAGCCTCTGAAGAAAGTGAGTTTTCTGAACAAAGTGAatataatgaacaaaatgaggCCTCTGAAGAAAGTGAATCCTGTGAACAAAGTGAGTACAGTGAGCACAATGAGCCCTCTGAAGAAAGTGAGTTCTCTGAACAAAGTGAatataatgaacaaaatgaggCCTCTGAGGAAAGTGAATCTTGTGAACAAAGTGAGTACACTGAACAAGACGAAGCCTCTGACGAAAGTGAGTTTTCTGAACAAAGTGAatataatgaacaaaatgaggTCTATGAGGAAAGTGAATCTTGTGAACAAAGTGAGTACACTGAACAAGACGAAGCCTCTGAAGAAAGCGAGTTTTCTGAACAAAGTGAatataatgaacaaaatgagaCCTCTGAGGAAAGTGAATCCTGTGAACAAAGTGAGTATACTGAACAAGACGAAGCCTCTGAAGAAAGCGAGTTCTCTGAGCCAAGTGAatataatgaacaaaatgaggCCTCTGAGGAAAGTGAATCCTGTGAACAAAGTGAGTACACTGAACAAGACGAAGCCTCTGACGAAAGTGAGTTCTCTGAACAAAGCGGGTCCTTTGAATCATGTGAGGTCTCTGAAAAGTTCAAGTTTTCTGAGCAAATTGAGCCTTTAGAACAAAGTAAGCTACCTGAAACAAGTGAGTTATGTGAacagagagagctctctgaaGAGGGTTCATCTTCTGAACAGTGCGAGCCATCAGAGGAAAGTGAATACACTGAAGAAAGTGAGTACACTGAGCAGAGTGATCCCTCTGACGAAGGAGAGGTCTCTGAACAAAGTGAATCCTTTGAGCAAAGCGAGATGTGCGACCACAGTGAGCTTTGTGAACAAAGTCAGTACACTGAACAAAGTGAGCTGTCTGAAGGAAACAAGCTCTCTGAACGTCAGTTCTCTGAACATTGTGGTCCCACTGAGCAAAGCAACTTGTCTGAATTCTGTGAGAGGTCTGAACACAGCATGCTTTCTGATCACCCTGAGCTGCGTGGACATCCTGAGCTCTTTGATCACAGTGAGACCTCTGCGCACAGTGAGCAGTTTGAGGTCTCTGATCAACAAAGCCTTTCTGAGCAATCTGTGCTCTCTGAATATCATGGGTCCTCTGAGAAAAACGAGGCATCTGAAGACTACGGGCTCCCTAAACACAGTGAGTTTGCTGAACACCCTGAACTCTCTGAGCAAAGTAGGCGGTCTGAAGACCAAATGGCCGTTGAAGGCAGTGATACGTCCAAACATAGCGAATTATCTGAACAAAATGAGCTCTCAGAAGTACATGAGCTCCACGGGGATAGCGAGCCCTCTGAATATTTTGTGATTTCTCCTCAAATGTCATTTTCGGAGCACTCGGATGTCTCTGAGGAAAGTGAGCTGTCTGAACACACCGAGCTCTCTGAGCACCACAGTTTCCCTGAACGGGAGAACTCGGAACGCCATGAGCTCCAAGACGAAGACGAGCTCTCTGAGTACTTTGTGATAACTCAGCAAAGAAAACCCCCTGAACACTCGGAGGTCCCCGAGGAAAGAGAACTTTCTGAGCAAAGCGAGGACTCGGAGCCCTGTGAGTGCGAGTTCTGTGTGCCGCCAGTAGGACAGGACCAG GTCCCGGCAAAGCCATTGCTTCCACAGATAAAGTCTAAAGATGTAGGGAAAATCTGCGTTGTCATTGATCTGGATGAAACACTAGTGCATAGTTCATTCAAG CCAGTGAACAATGCCGATTTTATCATTCCAGTGGAAATAGATGGAACTGTTCATCAG GTGTACGTGTTGAAGCGACCCCACGTGGATGAGTTTCTCAAACGGATGGGAGAattatttgagtgtgtgttgttCACTGCAAGCCTAGCCAAG TATGCAGATCCGGTGTCAGACCTGCTGGATAAGTGGGGGGCCTTCCGCAGCCGGCTCTTCCGGGAGTCCTGCGTTTTTCACCGTGGCAACTACGTCAAGGACCTCAGCCGTCTGGGCAGGGACCTCAACAAGGTCATCATCGTGGATAACTCTCCAGCTTCCTACATCTTCCACCCAGACAATGCT GTACCTGTAGCCTCATGGTTTGACGACATGTCCGACACAGAGCTGCTCGATCTCATCCCCTTCTTCGAGAAACTGAGTAAAGTGGACGATGTCTATACAGTGCTGAAGCAGCAGAGGACTATAAGTTAA